One region of Brachyhypopomus gauderio isolate BG-103 chromosome 9, BGAUD_0.2, whole genome shotgun sequence genomic DNA includes:
- the LOC143523029 gene encoding tripartite motif-containing protein 16-like, giving the protein MAEASFSADQDDFKCPICLHLLKDPVTSPCGHNFCMDCLNGYWDQEQQQVYFCPQCRETFNPRPALRRNNMLSELLLTLQNTDAKDSFSTFLDVSLSSNQDVECDSCIGEKKRAVKSCLTCLASYCDTHVLPHHEAAAFKKHKLVSVVANLQGKTCAQHNKILDCFCRTDQRAICYECLISNHKAHDTTSVEAEWREKKKHFGELQLKQQDTLKKRETTLLELKCLMEHFKNSAQAAVEDNEKNFTELIHSMENRRSDLTALIRAQEKTELDRAAKVQEQLEQETLKLQRKGTSLEQLSHTNDYVHFLQCFQFMKSDLETGDKFKVTFNQQWQFEDFKTSVSQLKEDVEDLCKEKWEIISKNVTIGQIVPVPEPETREEFLKYSCELSLDPNTINHYLRLSNDNTQVTCSGQHASYPDHPERFTHWQQVLSKHRLPQRSYWEVEVGGGNGVSIAVSYKEIQRKGCDGWSRFGHNSKSWRLVCYPEKYSFWHQDVQVAISGPTAKRIGVYLDQKLGNLSFYSVSNRMTLIHKVTSTFTVPLYVGFGLGHGSHAKICLQVQAGVGGAAAKDLKK; this is encoded by the exons ATGGCAGAAGCCAGTTTTTCAGCTGATCaggatgatttcaaatgtccaaTTTGTTTACACCTGCTGAAGGATCCAGTGACTAGTCCATGTGGACACAATTTCTGTATGGACTGTCTAAATGGCTACTGGGATCAGGAACAACAGCAGGTGTACTTCTGCCCCCAGTGCCGAGAGACTTTCAACCCAAGACCTGCACTTCGCAGAAATAACATGCTGAGTGAGCTTCTGCTGACGCTGCAGAACACAGACGCCAAAGATTCCTTTTCCACCTTTTTAGACGTCTCTCTCTCCAGCAACCAAGACGTGGAGTGCGACTCGTGCATAGGTGAGAAGAAGAGAGCTGTGAAGTCCTGCCTGACGTGTCTGGCCTCGTACTGCGACACGCACGTCCTGCCTCACCACGAAGCCGCTGCCTTCAAGAAGCACAAGCTCGTCTCTGTGGTTGCAAACCTCCAGGGTAAAACCTGTGCACAGCATAACAAGATCCTCGACTGTTTCTGCCGTACTGATCAGAGAGCCATTTGTTATGAGTGTTTGATCAGCAATCACAAAGCCCATGATACTACCTCAGTCGAGGCGGAGTGGAGGGAAAAGAAG AAGCACTTTGGGGAGCTGCAGCTAAAACAGCAGGACACACTGAAGAAAAGAGAGACGACCTTGCTAGAGCTCAAATGTCTGATGGAACATTTTAAG AATTCTGCACAGGCAGCAGTGGAAGACAATGAGAAGAACTTCACTGAGTTGATCCACTCCATGGAGAACAGGCGGTCTGATCTGACAGCGCTGATCAGAGCTCAGGAGAAGACTGAGCTAGATCGAGCTGCCAAGGTCcaggagcagctggagcagGAAACGTTGAAGCTTCAGCGTAAAGGCACTAGCCTGGAGcagctctcacacacaaacgatTACGTCCACTTCCTCCAG TGCTTTCAGTTCATGAAGTCTGATCTGGAAACTGGTGACAAGTTTAAGGTCACTTTCAATCAGCAATGGCAGTTTGAAGATTTTAAGACGTCTGTATCCCAACTAAAGGAGGATGTAGAAGACCTCTGCAAAGAAAAATGGGAAATAATTTCTAAAAATG TGACCATTGGCCAGATCGTTCCAGTCCCTGAGCCAGAAACCAGGGAGGAATTTCTGAAAT ACTCCTGTGAGCTATCTCTGGATCCCAACACCATCAATCATTACCTCCGTTTGTCCAATGATAACACCCAGGTGACATGCAGTGGGCAGCATGCATCGTACCCTGATCACCCTGAGAGGTTCACCCACTGGCAGCAGGTCCTGAGTAAGCATCGGCTTCCCCAGCGCAGTTACTGGGAGGTCGAGGTGGGAGGTGGAAATGGGGTTTCCATTGCAGTGTCTTATAAAGAAATCCAAAGGAAAGGATGTGATGGTTGGAGCAGGTTTGGCCATAATAGCAAGTCCTGGAGATTAGTTTGTTATCCAGAGAAATACAGCTTCTGGCACCAGGACGTTCAGGTGGCTATCTCTGGCCCAACGGCCAAACGAATTGGGGTCTATCTCGATCAAAAATTAGGAAATCTCTCCTTTTACAGTGTTTCTAACAGAATGACCCTCATTCATAAAGTCACAAGCACGTTCACTGTGCCCCTGTATGTGGGGTTTGGGCTAGGTCATGGGTCTCATGCCAAGATTTGCCTCCAAGTCCaagctggtgttggtggtgcTGCGGCGAAGGACTTGAAAAAATGA